Proteins encoded within one genomic window of Streptomyces rubradiris:
- a CDS encoding FAD-dependent oxidoreductase: MLRVAVVGSGPSGCYTAQNLVQRDPEVLVDVLDRLPCPYGLVRYGVAPDHEKIKSLQGSLRTVLEHERVRFLGGVRVGGPGGLPVERLRRLYHAVVYCVGASSDRRLGIPGEDLPGSFSATEFVSWYSAHPDAADAGFLGGVRSAVVIGVGNVAVDVTRMLVRGAAELRGTDIPQAALDALTASGLTEVHMVGRRGPAQARFTTKELRELGALPGTDVTVDKADLALDPADPGALPAGQRRNVEVLRDWAARPAETAARRIRLRFFLRPVELLEAGGRVGAVRFERTAPDDRGGVTGTGRYEDLPAQLVLRSVGYRGVPLEGLPFDAAGGTVPHREGRVLRDGVPVPGEYVAGWIKRGPTGVIGTNRPCAKETVTSLLADAPALARADVPADPVAALRAAGVEPVAWDGWLAIERAEAELGARLGRGVVKLSDWDALLAAARVP, from the coding sequence GTGCTGCGTGTCGCCGTCGTCGGGTCCGGGCCGAGCGGGTGTTACACCGCCCAGAACCTGGTTCAGCGTGATCCGGAGGTCCTGGTGGACGTCCTGGACCGGCTGCCGTGCCCCTACGGCCTGGTCCGCTACGGCGTCGCACCCGACCACGAGAAGATCAAGTCCCTCCAGGGCAGCCTGCGGACGGTGCTGGAGCACGAGCGGGTGCGGTTCCTCGGCGGGGTGCGGGTGGGCGGCCCCGGCGGTCTCCCGGTGGAGCGGCTGAGGAGGCTGTACCACGCGGTGGTGTACTGCGTGGGTGCCTCCAGTGACCGGCGGCTGGGGATCCCCGGCGAGGACCTGCCGGGCAGCTTCTCGGCGACCGAGTTCGTCTCCTGGTACAGCGCGCACCCGGACGCGGCCGACGCCGGCTTCCTGGGCGGAGTGCGGTCGGCGGTGGTCATCGGGGTGGGCAATGTCGCGGTGGACGTCACCCGGATGCTCGTCCGGGGTGCCGCGGAGCTGCGCGGCACGGACATCCCGCAGGCCGCGCTGGACGCGCTGACGGCGAGCGGGCTCACCGAGGTGCACATGGTGGGCCGGCGCGGCCCGGCGCAGGCCCGCTTCACCACCAAGGAGCTGCGCGAGCTGGGCGCCCTGCCCGGCACCGACGTGACCGTGGACAAGGCCGACCTGGCGCTCGACCCGGCCGACCCCGGCGCGCTGCCGGCCGGGCAGCGCCGCAATGTGGAGGTGCTGCGCGACTGGGCGGCACGGCCCGCCGAGACCGCCGCCCGGCGGATCCGGCTGCGGTTCTTCCTGCGCCCGGTGGAACTGCTCGAGGCCGGCGGCCGGGTGGGCGCCGTCCGCTTCGAGCGCACGGCTCCGGACGACCGGGGCGGCGTCACCGGGACGGGCCGGTACGAGGACCTGCCCGCGCAGTTGGTGCTGCGCTCGGTGGGCTATCGCGGAGTGCCCCTGGAGGGGCTGCCGTTCGACGCCGCCGGCGGCACGGTCCCGCATCGCGAGGGGCGCGTCCTGCGCGACGGCGTGCCCGTGCCGGGCGAGTACGTCGCCGGGTGGATCAAGCGCGGTCCGACCGGGGTCATCGGCACCAACCGGCCCTGCGCCAAGGAGACGGTGACCTCGCTGCTCGCGGACGCCCCCGCCCTCGCCCGCGCGGACGTGCCGGCGGATCCGGTCGCCGCGCTCCGGGCGGCCGGCGTCGAACCCGTGGCCTGGGACGGCTGGCTGGCGATCGAGCGGGCCGAGGCCGAGCTGGGGGCGCGGCTGGGCCGGGGCGTGGTCAAGCTGTCCGACTGGGACGCCCTGCTGGCGGCGGCACGGGTGCCGTAG
- a CDS encoding nucleobase:cation symporter-2 family protein, with protein sequence MATTAVAHPVDEIPPVRQLAAFGLQHVLAMYAGAVAVPLIVGGAMRLSPADLAYLITADLLVCGIATLIQCVGFRWFGVRLPVMQGCTFAAVSPMVLIGTTDGGLPAIYGSVIVAGLAIMLLAPVFGRLLRFFPPLVTGTVILIIGVSLLPVAGNWAAGGAGSKDFGEPRNLALAGFVLAVVLGVQRFAPVFLSRIAVLVGIAAGLAVAVPLGFTDFGGVADADWLGISTPFHFGAPAFRASAIASMLVVALVSMTETTGDLIAVGELTGRRAEPRTLADGLRADGLSTVLGGVFNTFPYTAYAQNVGLVGMTRVRSRWVVAAAGGILVLLGLLPKLGAVVAAIPAPVLGGAGLVMFGTVAASGLRTLSRVDFRGNGNLTVVAVPVAIGMLPVGVPTLYAKFPDWFQTVMNSGISAGCLSAIVLNLLFNHLPRKGGSAADRDAGGVAEPGGLPVGRGQDAVEQPREEAL encoded by the coding sequence ATGGCCACGACCGCAGTCGCGCACCCCGTCGACGAGATTCCCCCCGTCCGGCAACTGGCCGCCTTCGGGCTCCAGCACGTGCTCGCCATGTACGCGGGCGCCGTCGCGGTGCCGTTGATCGTGGGCGGCGCGATGCGGCTGTCACCCGCCGACCTGGCGTATCTGATCACCGCGGACCTGCTGGTGTGCGGGATCGCCACGCTGATCCAGTGCGTCGGCTTCCGGTGGTTCGGGGTGCGGCTGCCGGTCATGCAGGGCTGCACGTTCGCGGCCGTGTCGCCGATGGTGCTCATCGGGACGACGGACGGCGGACTGCCCGCGATCTACGGCTCCGTGATCGTCGCCGGACTGGCGATCATGCTGCTGGCGCCGGTCTTCGGCAGACTGCTGCGCTTCTTCCCGCCGCTGGTGACCGGCACGGTGATCCTGATCATCGGGGTCTCGCTGCTGCCGGTCGCTGGCAACTGGGCGGCGGGCGGCGCCGGTTCGAAGGATTTCGGCGAGCCGCGGAACCTGGCGCTGGCGGGCTTCGTCCTGGCCGTGGTGCTCGGGGTGCAGCGGTTCGCGCCCGTCTTCCTCTCCCGGATCGCCGTGCTCGTCGGCATCGCGGCCGGGCTCGCGGTCGCCGTGCCGCTGGGGTTCACCGACTTCGGCGGGGTCGCCGACGCCGACTGGCTGGGCATCAGCACGCCGTTCCACTTCGGGGCGCCCGCGTTCCGGGCCTCCGCCATCGCGTCCATGTTGGTGGTGGCCCTGGTGTCGATGACCGAGACCACCGGGGACCTGATCGCCGTCGGCGAGCTGACCGGGCGGCGGGCCGAACCGCGCACGCTGGCCGACGGGCTGCGCGCGGACGGTCTGTCGACCGTGCTGGGCGGGGTGTTCAACACCTTCCCGTACACGGCGTACGCGCAGAACGTGGGCTTGGTGGGCATGACCCGGGTGCGCAGCCGCTGGGTGGTCGCGGCGGCGGGCGGCATCCTGGTGCTGCTCGGTCTGCTGCCCAAGCTGGGCGCGGTGGTCGCGGCGATCCCGGCGCCGGTGCTCGGCGGGGCCGGGCTGGTGATGTTCGGGACGGTCGCGGCGAGCGGGCTGCGGACGCTGAGCCGGGTCGACTTCCGGGGCAACGGCAACCTGACCGTGGTGGCCGTCCCGGTGGCGATCGGCATGCTGCCGGTGGGCGTGCCCACGCTGTACGCGAAGTTCCCGGACTGGTTCCAGACGGTGATGAACAGCGGCATCAGCGCGGGCTGCCTGTCCGCGATCGTGCTGAACCTGCTCTTCAACCACCTTCCGCGGAAGGGCGGTTCAGCCGCCGACCGGGACGCGGGCGGCGTCGCCGAGCCGGGCGGCCTGCCGGTCGGCCGCGGCCAGGATGCTGTCGAGCAGCCCCGGGAAGAGGCTCTCTAG
- a CDS encoding ArsR/SmtB family transcription factor, with amino-acid sequence MTETAATGRALPHPDREHIRLESVLHALSDPMRLQIVRELAAKEAELTCSQFDLPVTKSTTTHHFRVLRESGVVRQVYRGTAKMNGLRRDDLESLFPGLLDSILAAADRQAARLGDAARVPVGG; translated from the coding sequence GTGACCGAGACAGCCGCCACCGGCCGCGCGCTGCCGCACCCGGATCGTGAGCACATCCGGCTGGAGTCCGTGCTGCACGCGCTGTCCGACCCGATGCGGTTGCAGATCGTGCGTGAACTGGCCGCGAAAGAAGCAGAGTTGACCTGTTCGCAGTTCGACCTGCCGGTGACCAAGTCCACCACCACACACCACTTCCGGGTGCTGCGGGAGAGCGGGGTCGTCCGGCAGGTCTACCGGGGCACGGCCAAGATGAACGGCCTGCGCCGGGACGATCTAGAGAGCCTCTTCCCGGGGCTGCTCGACAGCATCCTGGCCGCGGCCGACCGGCAGGCCGCCCGGCTCGGCGACGCCGCCCGCGTCCCGGTCGGCGGCTGA
- a CDS encoding NADH:flavin oxidoreductase/NADH oxidase — protein sequence MPALFEPLTLREVTVPNRVWMAPMCQYSAEPEGPLAGVPHDWHFAHYAARAAGGTGLILTEATAIAPEGRISPYDLGLWNDTQVEGFRRITRFLTEQGTVPGIQLGHAGRKASTDRPWKGGGPVGPEAHGWQPVAPSALPFGEQHPVPTELTVDQIQEIVGKFATAARRALAAGFETVEIHGAHGYLVNEFLSPHSNHRTDAYGGSYENRTRFALEIVDAVREVWPAEKPVLFRVSATDWLDEGGWTADDTVRFARDLHAHGVDLLDVSTGGNANGVSIPTGPNYQVPFAARVKAETPLRAGAVGLITEAGQAEKILANGEADVVLLGRELLRDPSWARRAARELGAEIRVPIQYHRSV from the coding sequence ATGCCCGCGCTCTTCGAGCCCCTCACCCTGCGCGAAGTGACCGTCCCGAACCGGGTGTGGATGGCGCCGATGTGCCAGTACTCGGCCGAGCCGGAGGGTCCGCTCGCCGGTGTGCCGCACGACTGGCACTTCGCGCACTACGCGGCGCGGGCCGCCGGGGGCACCGGGCTGATCCTGACGGAGGCCACCGCGATCGCCCCCGAGGGCCGGATCTCCCCGTACGACCTCGGCCTGTGGAACGACACCCAGGTGGAGGGCTTCCGGCGGATCACCCGGTTCCTCACCGAGCAGGGCACCGTGCCCGGCATCCAGCTCGGTCACGCCGGCCGGAAGGCGTCGACCGACCGTCCGTGGAAGGGCGGCGGACCCGTCGGGCCGGAGGCGCACGGCTGGCAGCCGGTCGCCCCGAGCGCGCTGCCGTTCGGCGAACAGCACCCGGTGCCGACCGAGTTGACGGTGGACCAGATCCAGGAGATCGTCGGGAAGTTCGCCACCGCCGCGCGCCGGGCGCTGGCCGCCGGCTTCGAGACCGTGGAGATCCACGGCGCCCACGGCTACCTGGTCAACGAGTTCCTCTCCCCGCACTCCAACCACCGCACGGACGCCTACGGCGGCTCGTACGAGAACCGCACCCGGTTCGCCCTGGAGATCGTGGACGCGGTGCGCGAGGTGTGGCCCGCGGAGAAGCCGGTGCTGTTCCGCGTCTCCGCCACCGACTGGCTCGACGAGGGCGGCTGGACCGCGGACGACACGGTCCGCTTCGCCCGTGACCTGCACGCCCACGGCGTGGACCTGCTCGACGTCTCCACCGGCGGCAACGCGAACGGCGTCAGCATCCCGACCGGGCCCAACTACCAGGTGCCGTTCGCCGCCCGGGTGAAGGCCGAGACTCCGCTGCGGGCCGGCGCCGTCGGGCTGATCACCGAGGCCGGGCAGGCCGAGAAGATCCTGGCGAACGGCGAGGCGGACGTGGTCCTGCTCGGCCGCGAACTGCTCCGCGACCCGTCCTGGGCCCGGCGCGCCGCCCGCGAACTGGGCGCGGAGATCCGGGTGCCGATCCAGTACCACCGGTCGGTCTGA
- a CDS encoding metallophosphoesterase family protein translates to MPNRVAVLSDIHGVLPALEAVLAEPDVRAADRIVLTGDITAGPQPAQVLDLLTGLGDRVSWISGNADRELLEYRRGRRDTIPDPIAPWAAAQLREDHLGLLASLPRSLSLSVNGLGKVLFCHATPRDDEEVVLVDSSLARWQEVFDGLGPDIRTVVCGHTHMPFVRLAHGRLVVNPGSVGMPYGRTGAHWALLGPGVELRTTDFDIEAAVTRLGRDSSYPGIAEWADYFLHARATDTDAHTAFAPRDGRDHCP, encoded by the coding sequence ATGCCGAACCGCGTAGCCGTCCTGTCCGACATCCACGGAGTCCTGCCGGCTCTGGAGGCAGTGCTCGCCGAACCGGATGTCCGCGCCGCCGACCGCATCGTGCTCACCGGCGACATCACCGCCGGCCCGCAACCGGCCCAGGTCCTCGACCTGCTGACCGGCCTCGGCGACCGCGTCAGCTGGATCAGCGGCAACGCCGACCGCGAACTCCTCGAATACCGCCGGGGACGACGCGACACGATCCCCGATCCGATCGCTCCCTGGGCGGCCGCACAACTCCGCGAGGACCATCTCGGCCTTCTCGCCTCGTTGCCCCGGTCCCTCTCCCTGTCCGTGAACGGCCTGGGAAAGGTGCTGTTCTGCCATGCCACCCCCCGGGACGACGAGGAGGTCGTCCTGGTCGACTCCTCACTCGCCCGATGGCAGGAGGTCTTCGACGGACTCGGTCCCGACATCCGGACCGTGGTCTGCGGGCACACCCACATGCCGTTCGTCCGCCTCGCCCACGGCCGACTGGTGGTCAACCCCGGCAGCGTCGGGATGCCCTACGGACGGACCGGAGCGCACTGGGCCCTCCTGGGTCCGGGAGTCGAACTCCGCACCACCGACTTCGACATCGAGGCCGCCGTCACCCGGCTCGGCCGGGACTCCTCCTACCCCGGAATCGCCGAGTGGGCCGACTACTTCCTCCATGCTCGCGCGACCGACACCGACGCCCACACGGCCTTCGCCCCACGGGACGGCCGCGACCACTGCCCGTGA
- a CDS encoding cation-translocating P-type ATPase → MVAGLLTAPTAAVRLLPAAPRLLARAAAPAVGMAAGAAASTARAGVRGADTAARVARVARNALPGAGTHWRSGARAHLAVRPLERDQARRAGGTAHLARRVAEALQEHPEVLVAYWDQGLARLVVTATGEQAADRVLAHAADLAERHGLALAGGDVAETTHPADPAGVRAAAATLAADAVGIAVALTAYTLRLPPSPRMVTAVVTLLRENPRFRDRLRARLGDSGMDLALACANAAVHGAGQSPTSLILDGALRACQVAETVARSAAFDAVHDRLCAPQRVSLAPDGPARPPLRVSPAQEYAAHASTGSLLGAAATLLVKHDATEAAEAVLAGSPKAARYGPAAFHAVLSGALSRTGVLVRAPERLRQLEMAGTVVLHPGALRTEDGEPDPWAEPVLDAARRAGLRVVLVDDPALEDFTGLADQVVDPRRPLDDVVHEARGEEGAVLVVARVRAAGEHDVLAALRAADIALALTDRDGAVVWGADLLALHGLPDVWRVLTAVPAARRVGRRAQTLARSGAALSGLLVAVGEAGGGRGRRAVLPGLRHAPVDAGAATALLSGVRAALGVATARAPHPRPRVHWHELDAEEARNRLAREPAADTGAAAPAARVRKAAKGVVAHPAAAPLRWSYRLGRAVRSELQDPLTPVLAVGSAASAILGSVVDALLVVGALDLNALVGGLQRLRAERALSGLVAEQKQKARLVPPQAEAPAGGTRTVDAGRLRPGHVIQLKADDVVPADARLLWQEGLEVDESALTGESLPVEKQTDPTPHAAVADRRCMVFEGTTVVAGEARAVVVDTGDRTEAARAVHLAARTPPAGGVQARLQELSRKALPLTLGGGAAVTGLALLRGTPIREAVSGGVSVAVAAVPEGLPLVATVAQLAAARRLSRGGVLVRTPRTLEALGRMDTICFDKTGTLTENRLRLVRTADTAGEVHAVDDAGAENTVRAAARACPQLDGGSDRPVHATDEAVLAAAPPDPDWSRSADLPFEAARGYAAAVGRAGDGPPVLVVKGAPETVLPACAGLPEHAADTAHALAGDGLRVLAVAERRLDTGEQEDEALERPLENLEFIGLLALSDVPRETSTALVEALNGAGVRPVMLTGDHPQTARAIAADLGWPADTVVVTGDELAAADRASRARMLRDAGVVARVAPEQKLQVVEALRDAGRVVGMVGDGANDAAAIRAADIGVGISARGSAAARNAADIVLTDDDLTVLVDAVGEGRALWHSVADAIAILIGGNAGEVGFGIIGTLLSGRAPLSTRQMLMVNLFTDLFPSMAVAVTEKEDGQGTVRARGGSPEDASAVLGAPLLRQIRHRALTTCLGAVTAWLIGRFTPGTARRSSTMALCGVVGTQLVQTLLDRRDSRLVQVTVLGSALALVAVVQTPVVSRAFGCTPLGPFAWAGVVAAIALALAGQRSLPRLERTVGRLLPTS, encoded by the coding sequence ATGGTGGCCGGACTGCTGACGGCGCCCACAGCCGCCGTACGGCTGCTGCCCGCGGCACCACGCCTGCTCGCGCGGGCGGCGGCACCGGCGGTCGGCATGGCCGCCGGTGCCGCCGCGAGTACCGCGCGCGCCGGTGTGCGCGGCGCGGACACCGCCGCACGGGTCGCCCGGGTGGCCCGCAACGCGCTGCCCGGCGCCGGTACTCACTGGCGCTCCGGTGCCCGCGCCCATCTGGCCGTACGCCCCTTGGAGCGGGACCAGGCGCGGCGCGCCGGCGGCACCGCGCACCTGGCGCGCCGGGTGGCCGAGGCGCTTCAGGAGCATCCCGAGGTGCTCGTCGCCTACTGGGACCAGGGCCTCGCCCGCCTGGTGGTGACCGCGACCGGCGAACAGGCCGCCGACCGGGTCCTCGCGCACGCCGCGGACCTGGCCGAACGGCACGGCCTGGCGCTGGCCGGCGGGGACGTCGCCGAGACCACGCACCCCGCCGACCCGGCCGGGGTGCGCGCCGCCGCGGCCACGCTCGCCGCCGACGCCGTCGGCATCGCCGTGGCCCTGACCGCCTACACGCTGCGGCTGCCGCCATCCCCCCGGATGGTGACCGCCGTCGTGACCCTGCTGCGGGAGAACCCGCGCTTCCGTGACCGGCTGCGCGCCCGGCTCGGCGACTCCGGCATGGACCTCGCGCTGGCCTGTGCCAACGCGGCCGTGCACGGCGCCGGGCAGAGCCCCACCTCGCTGATACTCGACGGCGCCCTGCGCGCCTGCCAGGTGGCCGAGACGGTGGCCCGCTCGGCAGCCTTCGACGCGGTGCACGACCGGCTGTGCGCTCCGCAGCGGGTCAGCCTCGCCCCGGACGGCCCGGCCCGTCCCCCGTTGCGCGTCTCCCCGGCCCAGGAGTACGCCGCCCACGCCTCCACCGGCAGTCTGCTGGGCGCGGCGGCCACCCTGCTGGTCAAGCACGACGCCACCGAGGCGGCGGAGGCGGTGCTGGCCGGCTCCCCGAAGGCCGCCCGCTACGGCCCGGCCGCCTTCCACGCCGTACTCTCCGGCGCGCTGTCCCGCACCGGCGTACTGGTCCGCGCCCCGGAGCGGCTGCGCCAGCTGGAGATGGCCGGCACCGTCGTACTGCACCCCGGCGCGCTGCGTACCGAGGACGGCGAGCCCGATCCGTGGGCCGAACCGGTGCTGGACGCGGCCCGCCGGGCCGGACTGCGGGTCGTCCTTGTGGACGATCCGGCCCTGGAGGACTTCACCGGCCTCGCCGACCAGGTCGTCGACCCCCGCCGGCCGCTGGACGACGTGGTGCACGAGGCGCGCGGCGAGGAGGGCGCCGTCCTGGTGGTCGCGCGGGTGCGCGCGGCCGGCGAGCACGACGTCCTGGCCGCCCTGCGCGCCGCCGACATCGCCCTCGCCCTGACCGACCGGGACGGCGCGGTCGTCTGGGGCGCCGACCTGCTCGCCCTGCACGGCCTGCCCGACGTGTGGCGGGTCCTGACCGCGGTCCCGGCCGCCCGCCGGGTCGGCCGCCGGGCCCAGACGCTGGCCCGCTCCGGCGCCGCGCTGTCCGGGCTGCTCGTCGCCGTCGGCGAGGCCGGCGGCGGCAGGGGCCGCCGGGCGGTGCTGCCGGGGCTGCGGCACGCGCCGGTCGACGCGGGCGCCGCCACCGCGCTGCTGTCCGGGGTGCGCGCCGCGCTCGGCGTGGCGACGGCCCGCGCCCCGCACCCACGGCCCCGGGTGCACTGGCACGAGCTGGACGCGGAGGAGGCCCGGAACCGGCTGGCCCGGGAACCGGCCGCCGACACCGGGGCCGCCGCGCCGGCCGCACGGGTGCGCAAGGCGGCGAAGGGCGTCGTCGCGCATCCGGCCGCCGCGCCCCTCCGCTGGTCCTACCGGCTCGGCCGGGCCGTGCGGAGCGAACTCCAGGACCCGCTCACCCCCGTGCTGGCCGTCGGCTCGGCGGCGTCCGCGATCCTCGGCTCCGTCGTGGACGCGCTGCTCGTCGTCGGCGCCCTCGACCTGAACGCCCTGGTCGGCGGCCTCCAGCGGCTCAGGGCCGAACGGGCGCTGTCCGGACTCGTCGCGGAACAGAAGCAGAAGGCCCGCCTGGTACCGCCGCAGGCCGAGGCCCCGGCCGGCGGCACCCGCACCGTGGACGCGGGCCGGCTGCGGCCCGGCCACGTCATCCAGCTCAAGGCGGACGACGTGGTGCCCGCCGACGCCCGGCTGCTGTGGCAGGAGGGCCTAGAGGTGGACGAGTCCGCGCTCACCGGCGAGTCGCTGCCGGTGGAGAAGCAGACCGACCCCACCCCGCACGCCGCCGTCGCCGACCGGCGCTGCATGGTCTTCGAAGGGACGACGGTGGTGGCGGGCGAGGCCCGGGCCGTCGTGGTCGACACCGGCGACCGCACCGAGGCCGCCCGCGCCGTCCACCTCGCCGCGCGCACGCCCCCGGCCGGTGGCGTGCAGGCCCGGCTCCAGGAACTGAGCCGCAAGGCGCTGCCGCTGACCCTGGGGGGCGGCGCCGCGGTGACGGGCCTGGCGCTGCTGCGCGGCACCCCGATCCGCGAGGCGGTCAGCGGCGGGGTGTCGGTGGCCGTGGCGGCCGTACCGGAAGGGCTGCCGCTGGTGGCGACGGTCGCCCAGCTGGCCGCGGCCCGCCGGCTGAGCCGGGGCGGTGTCCTGGTGCGCACCCCGCGCACGCTGGAGGCGCTGGGCCGGATGGACACCATCTGCTTCGACAAGACCGGCACGCTCACCGAGAACCGGCTGCGTCTGGTGCGCACCGCCGACACCGCCGGCGAGGTCCACGCCGTGGACGACGCCGGCGCCGAGAACACCGTACGGGCCGCCGCGCGGGCCTGTCCGCAGCTCGACGGCGGCTCCGACCGGCCGGTGCACGCCACCGACGAGGCCGTGCTCGCCGCGGCCCCGCCCGACCCGGACTGGTCCCGGAGCGCCGACCTGCCGTTCGAGGCCGCGCGTGGATACGCCGCCGCCGTCGGCCGCGCCGGGGACGGCCCGCCCGTGCTGGTGGTCAAGGGCGCCCCCGAGACCGTACTGCCCGCCTGCGCCGGGCTGCCGGAGCACGCCGCCGACACCGCCCACGCGCTGGCCGGGGACGGGCTGCGGGTGCTCGCGGTGGCCGAACGACGGCTCGATACGGGCGAACAGGAGGACGAGGCCCTCGAACGGCCCCTGGAGAACCTGGAGTTCATCGGCCTGCTGGCGCTGTCCGACGTACCGCGCGAGACCTCCACGGCACTGGTGGAGGCGCTCAACGGGGCGGGCGTACGACCGGTGATGCTCACCGGCGACCATCCGCAGACCGCGCGGGCCATCGCCGCCGACCTGGGCTGGCCCGCGGACACCGTGGTGGTCACCGGCGACGAACTGGCCGCCGCCGACCGCGCGTCCCGGGCCCGGATGCTGCGCGACGCGGGCGTGGTGGCCCGGGTGGCGCCCGAGCAGAAGCTCCAGGTGGTGGAGGCGCTGCGGGACGCGGGCCGGGTGGTCGGCATGGTCGGCGACGGCGCCAACGACGCCGCGGCGATCCGCGCGGCGGACATCGGCGTCGGCATCAGCGCCCGGGGCTCGGCGGCCGCCCGCAACGCGGCGGACATCGTGCTGACCGACGACGATCTGACGGTCCTGGTCGACGCGGTCGGCGAAGGCCGCGCCCTGTGGCACAGCGTGGCCGACGCCATCGCCATCCTGATCGGCGGCAACGCGGGCGAGGTCGGGTTCGGCATCATCGGGACCCTGCTGTCCGGGCGGGCGCCGCTGTCCACCCGGCAGATGCTGATGGTGAACCTGTTCACCGACCTCTTCCCGTCGATGGCGGTGGCGGTGACGGAGAAGGAGGACGGTCAGGGCACGGTCCGGGCGCGCGGCGGGTCGCCGGAGGACGCCTCCGCGGTGTTGGGCGCCCCGCTGCTGAGGCAGATCCGGCACCGGGCGCTGACCACCTGCCTGGGCGCGGTCACGGCCTGGCTGATCGGCCGTTTCACCCCGGGCACCGCCCGCCGCTCCAGCACCATGGCGCTGTGCGGGGTGGTCGGCACCCAGCTGGTGCAGACCCTGCTCGACCGGAGGGACAGCCGGCTGGTGCAGGTGACCGTGCTGGGCTCCGCGCTGGCGCTCGTCGCCGTGGTCCAGACCCCGGTCGTCAGCCGCGCGTTCGGCTGCACTCCGCTCGGCCCGTTCGCGTGGGCGGGCGTCGTGGCCGCGATCGCCCTGGCCCTGGCCGGCCAGCGGTCACTGCCCCGCTTGGAGCGGACGGTGGGACGGCTCCTGCCCACGAGCTGA
- a CDS encoding pectate lyase, with product MTSSATSRGLLGGLATLGLTLGMLMTSGAPADAATWPTPNGSQAVSSTISVSGTKDYGMKRLYGSGDLGSDGQDEDQGPLLELAPGAVLKNVVIGAPAADGVHCLGSCTLQNVWWEDVGEDAATFLGSSSSNVYTVSGGGAKEASDKVFQFNGAGTLNVSGFAVKNFGTFVRSCGNCKTQYKRTINLSGIEATYKGSRLVGINTNYGDSATLRTITIVGDTGKKIVPCQKYIGNNTGAEPTTNGSGPDGTYCKYSSSDITYK from the coding sequence ATGACCTCATCAGCGACCTCGCGCGGTCTGCTCGGCGGACTCGCCACCCTCGGACTCACGCTTGGCATGCTCATGACCTCCGGAGCGCCGGCGGACGCGGCCACCTGGCCGACCCCGAACGGCAGCCAGGCGGTCTCCTCCACCATCTCGGTGTCCGGCACCAAGGACTACGGGATGAAGCGGCTGTACGGCAGCGGCGACCTCGGCAGCGACGGCCAGGACGAGGACCAGGGGCCCCTGCTGGAACTGGCTCCCGGCGCGGTCCTCAAGAACGTCGTCATCGGCGCCCCCGCCGCCGACGGCGTCCACTGCCTGGGCAGCTGCACGCTGCAGAACGTGTGGTGGGAGGACGTCGGCGAGGACGCGGCCACCTTCCTCGGCTCCTCGTCGTCCAACGTCTACACCGTCAGCGGCGGCGGGGCGAAGGAGGCGAGCGACAAGGTGTTCCAGTTCAACGGCGCCGGCACGCTGAACGTCTCGGGCTTCGCGGTGAAGAACTTCGGCACGTTCGTCCGGTCCTGCGGCAACTGCAAGACGCAGTACAAGCGGACGATCAACCTCAGCGGCATCGAGGCGACCTACAAGGGCAGCAGGCTCGTCGGCATCAACACCAACTACGGCGACAGCGCGACCCTGCGGACCATCACGATCGTCGGCGACACCGGCAAGAAGATCGTTCCCTGCCAGAAGTACATCGGCAACAACACCGGCGCCGAACCGACCACCAACGGCTCGGGCCCGGACGGCACCTACTGCAAGTACTCCAGCTCGGACATCACCTACAAGTGA
- a CDS encoding SAM-dependent methyltransferase has protein sequence MTEPTRPSPRIDTSVPHSARVWNYWLGGKDHYPADRAAGDAYSSKYPDIVPFAGESRDFLRRTITFLARDAGIRQFIDLGAGLPTRDNTHEVAQRIARDSRVVYVDHDPIVLLHVHALLTSTPEGATAYVQSDMRDTDAVLDGAAETLDMNKPIALVINDVLGHIVDWDEARGLVRRLVDRLPSGSYLSLSHSTASDPEHQVVQDEYNRSGAIPYVFREPSVAVELFEGTELIEPGFTSWPRWRPDANTGRLTDRAGWGGVARIA, from the coding sequence ATGACCGAGCCCACTCGTCCATCGCCCCGGATCGACACGTCCGTTCCTCACAGCGCTCGCGTCTGGAATTACTGGCTGGGCGGGAAAGACCACTACCCGGCAGACCGGGCGGCCGGCGACGCCTACAGCAGCAAATACCCCGACATCGTGCCGTTCGCGGGCGAATCGCGGGACTTTCTGCGGCGCACCATCACGTTCCTGGCCCGGGACGCCGGTATCCGTCAGTTCATCGACCTCGGGGCCGGGTTGCCCACGCGCGACAACACCCACGAAGTCGCACAGCGGATCGCGCGCGACTCGCGAGTGGTGTACGTGGATCACGACCCCATCGTGCTGCTCCACGTCCATGCGCTGCTCACCAGCACTCCCGAGGGCGCTACCGCCTACGTGCAGAGCGACATGCGCGACACTGACGCTGTCCTGGACGGCGCGGCCGAGACGCTGGACATGAACAAGCCGATCGCCCTGGTCATCAACGATGTTCTGGGCCACATCGTGGACTGGGACGAGGCGCGCGGGCTCGTACGCAGGCTGGTGGACCGGCTCCCTTCGGGAAGTTATCTCTCCCTGAGCCACTCGACCGCGTCCGACCCGGAGCACCAAGTGGTGCAGGACGAATACAACCGGTCCGGGGCGATCCCGTACGTTTTCCGTGAGCCGTCGGTGGCCGTGGAACTCTTCGAAGGCACGGAACTCATCGAGCCCGGCTTCACGAGCTGGCCTCGCTGGCGCCCCGACGCGAACACCGGCCGCCTCACCGACCGCGCCGGCTGGGGCGGGGTGGCGCGCATCGCATGA